One Tiliqua scincoides isolate rTilSci1 chromosome 9, rTilSci1.hap2, whole genome shotgun sequence DNA segment encodes these proteins:
- the LOC136660308 gene encoding E3 ubiquitin-protein ligase RNF186-like, which yields MEACMGRLEREATSPGVTKEAVVSSGSVQETAVEMDTPDDARAARNIECRTQTSEGEPPASPEELPCPQVSSQSVTDMMSVTSSKGPVSAAVSGGSSNSPVDKGDFPRLSEASTPDMECLVCCNQYSLSRLPKVLACRHVFCAACLKLILRHEDDSWRIVCPVCRRGTIVFGGLICSLHNQEDLLGCLGNSEVLFSSGAQIGPQLASGTFYIHQDDNTNNRVATKRLLFLLLFMVMIVLLALPFMYPGMLKITLCIAVILGLAMSGVLCFNPKWTFGCCDLPSQQKRANHITSIA from the coding sequence atggAAGCTTGCATGggcaggctggagagagaagCAACTTCTCCCGGAGTAACCAAGGAGGCAGTGGTCAGTTCTGGGTCCGTTCAAGAGACAGCTGTTGAGATGGACACACCAGATGATGCTCGAGCTGCAAGGAACATTGAATGCAGGACGCAGACTTCAGAAGGAGAACCCCCGGCATCTCCTGAGGAACTCCCATGTCCACAGGTCTCAAGCCAATCAGTTACAGACATGATGTCAGTGACTTCTTCTAAGGGCCCAGTTTCAGCAGCAGTTTCTGGGGGCAGCTCCAACAGTCCAGTTGATAAAGGCGACTTCCCGCGCCTCTCCGAAGCCTCCACCCCAGACATGGAATGTCTTGTCTGCTGCAACCAGTACAGTCTCAGCAGGCTGCCCAAGGTCCTTGCTTGCCGGCACGTTTTCTGTGCTGCCTGCCTAAAGCTCATCTTGAGGCATGAAGACGACAGCTGGAGAATTGTGTGTCCCGTGTGCAGGAGAGGAACCATCGTTTTTGGAGGCCTGATCTGCAGCCTTCACAACCAGGAAGATCTCCTGGGATGTTTGGGCAACTCAGAGGTGCTTTTTTCTTCGGGGGCTCAGATCGGGCCACAACTTGCCTCTGGTACATTCTACATCCACCAGGATGATAACACCAACAACCGGGTGGCCACCAAAAGACTCCTCTTTCTACTCTTGTTCATGGTGATGATTGTTCTTCTTGCACTTCCCTTCATGTACCCCGGGATGCTGAAGATCACCCTTTGCATTGCTGTCATCTTGGGCCTGGCCATGTCTGGGGTGCTCTGCTTCAACCCAAAGTGGACCTTTGGCTGCTGTGACCTGCCATCCCAGCAAAAGAGAGCCAATCACATTACATCAATTGCCTAA